Proteins from one Mycoplasma sp. Pen4 genomic window:
- a CDS encoding MIP family Ig-specific serine endopeptidase, translating into MKFKKIWKIGLILGSTIPFTSLVSCACANVETIVDFKMEALDHLNQIKNNISQVQYSHFVKQINNTETKQGIGEIIKSLPSFKRLYNELLDSFNNTKPVIINKNNFSDYISKITTLEDLSKTKSAFNSTLNKIQKAIQSINSLSSASFETSKIKEYSINLIDKWDSLPVYNINDEKIVLLTRELISKLENTYAQITQIKNKLEPLNDPTLDSEIQDIQNELPNLNINSNLDEFNQKITILDQKVNNLKDKKDKEAEETTNKESTEDDKTKQDNHDSDSSSSVSDSDTIDEKEPKNEESTTDKGEKETDLDGSVDNSGDAAHSSENNHDSSENEDTDSKSADNTDIEGKENENSDPSSQPTTDKDDATDSSDSSTSDSVNSDETKEKDDQENSSNNPDVNSTSETTDTNSSSETSDQSSNGEKETSDQEDNETNTHSSDTESENANQGDNENSNPDETTNNTPTTPTEPKILDKTEINNYYETHPEVHRYGESNYDDSLKFDKNIDYVKNILGRTVSLFFRYTDETFSGGTAWLLDYIKTGAPHENKYKLFLATNYHVAIELFADDDYDIYKQPNKLAQKHMKEFVVSFNHKYDDSLKDSIWTKKLRSDYVHVRLKPSKMARTFFLAQNFMDKAVVDVDKNYYADFAVLEWDVDLDNLLAPSDLALSNPDTSSHVGAYEYSQASIEWKLLTDHLKNGIKLMEENKARLTHNDKVVNLDKTSDYPYATVGVDSLWYARNELLGAKGFERYKNIYADSDIIYKKLDTDEKINNMSKYINETLPNSKYNPFSYLYSAGYPILGIRITTQVTVPAAANNLQGYKNYSVDRNLISASFDLNATASADHGLKFNNEAQSLYYGTAYEFLGFNPVIGGQSGSMVIDEQGLTVGILWGTYGDIPFLDNNNKQVRLYRHAFAPLIQNFQFNGEHLMNNSDGSQTRKPFNVRRYNLIDGTNKEIYKYQRDSFRERLIKIYGDQYQSSFLFKKIKTSE; encoded by the coding sequence ATGAAATTTAAAAAAATATGAAAAATAGGTTTAATTCTTGGTTCAACAATTCCGTTCACATCACTTGTTTCATGTGCATGCGCAAATGTTGAAACTATTGTTGATTTTAAGATGGAAGCATTAGATCATTTAAATCAAATCAAGAACAATATTTCACAAGTTCAATATTCTCATTTTGTGAAACAAATTAATAACACAGAAACAAAACAAGGTATTGGTGAAATAATAAAATCATTACCTTCATTTAAACGTTTATATAATGAATTATTAGATTCATTTAATAACACAAAACCTGTAATTATTAATAAAAATAATTTTAGTGATTATATTTCAAAGATAACCACATTAGAAGACTTAAGTAAAACTAAGTCTGCATTTAATTCAACTTTAAATAAGATTCAAAAGGCAATTCAAAGTATTAATTCATTATCATCTGCATCATTTGAGACAAGTAAAATTAAAGAATATTCAATTAATTTAATTGATAAATGAGATTCGTTACCTGTTTATAACATAAACGATGAAAAAATAGTTTTATTAACTAGAGAATTGATTTCTAAACTAGAGAACACATATGCTCAAATTACTCAAATTAAAAACAAGTTAGAACCACTTAATGATCCAACATTAGATAGTGAGATTCAAGATATTCAAAATGAATTACCAAATTTAAATATTAATAGCAATTTAGATGAATTTAATCAAAAGATTACTATCCTAGATCAAAAAGTAAATAATTTAAAAGATAAAAAAGATAAAGAAGCTGAAGAAACAACAAACAAAGAATCAACAGAAGATGATAAAACTAAACAAGATAATCATGATAGTGATTCAAGTTCTTCGGTTTCTGATAGTGATACAATAGATGAAAAAGAACCAAAAAATGAAGAATCAACCACTGATAAAGGTGAAAAAGAAACAGATTTAGATGGTAGCGTGGATAATTCAGGAGATGCAGCTCATTCATCAGAAAATAATCACGACTCATCAGAGAATGAAGACACTGATTCTAAATCTGCTGATAATACTGATATAGAAGGAAAAGAAAACGAAAATAGTGATCCATCGTCACAACCTACTACTGATAAAGATGATGCCACTGATTCAAGTGATTCATCTACAAGTGATTCTGTAAACTCAGATGAAACAAAAGAAAAAGATGATCAAGAAAATTCAAGTAATAATCCTGATGTAAACAGCACAAGCGAAACCACAGATACAAACTCATCATCTGAAACTAGCGATCAATCATCGAATGGTGAAAAAGAAACTTCTGATCAAGAAGATAATGAAACAAATACTCATTCATCAGACACTGAGAGTGAAAATGCTAATCAAGGTGATAATGAAAATAGCAATCCTGATGAAACTACAAATAACACTCCAACTACACCAACTGAACCTAAGATTTTAGATAAAACAGAAATAAATAATTATTATGAAACTCACCCAGAAGTTCATAGATATGGTGAAAGTAATTATGATGATTCTTTAAAATTTGATAAAAACATTGATTATGTTAAAAATATTTTAGGAAGAACTGTTTCATTATTTTTTAGATACACTGATGAGACATTTAGTGGTGGGACTGCTTGATTATTGGATTACATCAAGACTGGTGCACCTCATGAAAATAAATACAAATTATTTTTAGCAACCAATTATCACGTAGCGATAGAATTATTTGCCGATGATGATTATGATATTTATAAACAACCAAATAAATTAGCTCAAAAACATATGAAAGAGTTTGTGGTTAGTTTTAATCACAAATATGATGATAGTCTAAAGGATAGCATTTGAACAAAGAAACTTAGAAGCGATTATGTTCACGTAAGACTTAAACCTTCAAAGATGGCAAGAACATTCTTTTTAGCTCAAAACTTCATGGACAAAGCAGTAGTTGATGTTGATAAAAATTATTATGCAGATTTTGCTGTGCTTGAGTGAGATGTAGATTTAGATAATCTACTTGCTCCATCTGATTTAGCATTATCAAATCCCGATACATCTTCTCATGTTGGTGCGTATGAATATAGTCAAGCATCAATTGAATGAAAATTACTTACAGATCATTTAAAAAATGGAATTAAATTAATGGAAGAAAATAAAGCGAGATTAACACACAATGACAAAGTTGTTAATTTAGATAAAACTTCTGATTATCCTTATGCAACTGTAGGAGTTGATTCATTATGATATGCAAGAAATGAATTATTAGGTGCAAAAGGTTTTGAAAGATATAAAAATATTTATGCAGATTCAGACATTATTTATAAAAAATTAGACACTGATGAAAAAATAAATAATATGTCTAAATACATTAATGAAACATTACCAAATTCAAAATATAATCCATTTTCTTATTTATATTCTGCTGGTTATCCAATTCTTGGAATTCGTATCACTACACAAGTAACTGTGCCAGCTGCAGCAAATAATCTTCAAGGTTATAAAAATTATTCAGTTGATAGAAATCTTATTTCTGCTTCATTCGATTTAAATGCAACTGCATCAGCGGATCATGGTCTTAAATTTAACAATGAAGCACAGTCATTATATTATGGTACTGCTTATGAGTTTTTAGGATTTAATCCAGTTATTGGAGGCCAAAGTGGTTCAATGGTAATTGATGAACAAGGCTTAACCGTAGGAATATTATGAGGAACATATGGTGATATTCCATTCTTAGATAATAACAATAAACAAGTTAGATTATATAGACATGCATTTGCTCCATTGATTCAAAACTTCCAATTCAATGGTGAGCACTTAATGAATAATTCTGATGGTAGCCAAACAAGAAAACCATTTAATGTTCGTAGATATAATTTAATTGACGGAACTAATAAAGAGATCTATAAATACCAAAGAGACTCATTTAGAGAAAGATTGATAAAAATATATGGTGATCAATATCAATCATCATTCTTATTTAAGAAAATAAAAACCAGTGAATAG